Part of the Propionispora hippei DSM 15287 genome, GGATATGTGGAAAAAGGTAATTCTTCTGGGCTTGGTAACAGTCATGCTGGCCGGATGTTCACTTTTCGGCACTGGAAGAGGTGACCGGGTGGTAATTGCCGGGAAAAATTTCACTGAGCAAGATATTCTGGTGTATATGATGAAATATATCATCGAAGATAAAACCAAACTTACAGTAGAAACCAAACCCTTCCTGGGAGGAACTAACGTTGTGGCTCAAGCCATCGAGCGGGGGGATATTGATATATATCCCGAATATACGGGAACGGCATTGATTAATATTCTCGGTCAGCCTCTCATCAACGATCCACAGGGTGCTTACGATAAGGTGAAACAAATATATAAGGATGAAAAAAATCTGATTTGGCTCAAGCCTTTTGGCTTTAATAATACCTATACGTTGACCATGCGAGCCGACAGAGCCGAGCAGCTAGGCGTACACACCTTCAGTGATTTGGTTGCCAAAGCAGCTGAATTGCAATTAGGCTGCACCCAGGAGTTTGCCGAAAGGGAAGACGGTTATAAAGGGTTGCAGAAAGCCTATCATATAGACTTTAAGAGCGTGAATGGAATGGATCCGGGACTTACGTATGCGGCCGTCCGGGACGGAAAAGTCGATGTGATTGACGGCTTTTCCACCGATGGGAGGATTCCGGCTTTTGGCCTGAAAATATTGAAGGACGATAAACATTTCTTCCCGCCTTACTATGCGGCACCTGTTGTCCGAAAGGATTTACTGGATAAACATCCGGAAGTGGCCGAGGCGCTTAACCTGCTGGGTGACACCCTGACCGACAAGGATATGGCTGCTTTAAATGCAAAAGTAGATCTGGACAAACAGGATGCCAAAGACGTTGCGAAAACCTGGCTTAAAGAAAAAGGGCTAATCAAATAATCAGCATTCTTTACAGGAGATAGGAGGAGCCTGGCCTGGCCGGCTGCTCCTGTTTTTATTTTTTCAGTCCGGTTTGAAACTACGGGGACAGGCTTCAATCGTTATATAGCGGGCCCCCAAGGGGGTATCTCAATTTCTATTGAGATACCCCCTCAGCTTGTTGAAAAAGTATATAGTATGAAAATGGTTTTTGAGGGTCCATGTAGAATTAATTCTGCATGGACCTAATTTTGTTAGGAGGTAGAGTATGCTTAAAGAACGAGCACCTCAGCAGATGAAATTCGAATTAGTTTGTATTGATCAATTAGTTCCTGAAGATCACCTGCTTAGAAAGATAGATAAATACATAGATTTTTCGTTTATATACGAGAAGACCACCCCCTACTATTGTCAAGATAATGGACGACCACCCGTAGATCCGATTGTCCTTTTCAAAATGATCTTTATTGGCTATCTTTATGGCATCCGTTCCGAGCGACAG contains:
- a CDS encoding ABC transporter substrate-binding protein → MWKKVILLGLVTVMLAGCSLFGTGRGDRVVIAGKNFTEQDILVYMMKYIIEDKTKLTVETKPFLGGTNVVAQAIERGDIDIYPEYTGTALINILGQPLINDPQGAYDKVKQIYKDEKNLIWLKPFGFNNTYTLTMRADRAEQLGVHTFSDLVAKAAELQLGCTQEFAEREDGYKGLQKAYHIDFKSVNGMDPGLTYAAVRDGKVDVIDGFSTDGRIPAFGLKILKDDKHFFPPYYAAPVVRKDLLDKHPEVAEALNLLGDTLTDKDMAALNAKVDLDKQDAKDVAKTWLKEKGLIK
- a CDS encoding transposase codes for the protein MLKERAPQQMKFELVCIDQLVPEDHLLRKIDKYIDFSFIYEKTTPYYCQDNGRPPVDPIVLFKMIFIGYLYGIRSERQ